One window of the Torulaspora delbrueckii CBS 1146 chromosome 6, complete genome genome contains the following:
- the CFT2 gene encoding cleavage polyadenylation factor subunit CFT2 (similar to Saccharomyces cerevisiae CFT2 (YLR115W); ancestral locus Anc_8.308): MTYTLSCCDDGSGVTVGTIIRFDNVTILVDPSWHSSKISYENSVRFWSEIIPEVDIILLSQPSVETLGAYGSLYHNFLSHFISRIEVYATLPVSNLGRVTTIDYYTSKGLIGPFKANQIDLRDVEFAFDHIQTLKYSQLADLRSKYDGLTLIAYSAGVSPGGCVWCISTYFEKLVYAFRWNHTRNTILNGSSLLDKTGKPLATLARPSAVITKLDKFGSSKPHGKRVKVFKDALKRVLSSSGSVLIPAEIGGNFLDLFVLVHDFLYESSKSRLFAQVPVLLVAYSRGRVLTYARSMLEWLSSSLLKIWESRDNRSPFDLGSRFHVIAPTDLTKYSGPKICFVSQVETLVDEVISRLCQTERTTIILTSSDNDDTRTLSVLHKNWDLAQKQRGAEEGQSISYSESLTLKTVQTKPMTGEELEQYVAGITERKTKRKELEESLHKDVKLAGKISRRLDGKDDSGNMREDGQDPEEDDDEDEDENLLDILKEKSSTSTGQTAIDIPVDYLIQPTSQPKHKMFPFQPAKIKSDDYGTFVDFSSLIQNDDEEMDQKKSSAADEAEEDEDPYDLSENRRETSKKPRREAKKGKGKNPAESFDNIDYLDPLQNPMNRSESTSKVTIKCSLVYINLESLVDQRSASIILPALKPRKLLLLAPPECQNAQSVSTMQKRDVDIVEMPINKAIEFITTIKSLDISIDPDLEALLKWQKIGESYTVAHVIGRLVKEKPQMAKSKGVGKPQSKLNQQARSKLVLKPLQSTFRAHVGGSLSIGDIRLAELKKRLTERNHRAEFKGEGTLVVDGQVAVRKISDSETIVDGSPSELFYDVKKSITDMLAKI; the protein is encoded by the coding sequence ATGACTTACACTCTTAGCTGCTGTGATGACGGTTCTGGGGTTACAGTTGGGACAATTATACGATTTGATAATGTCACGATCCTGGTGGACCCAAGTTGGCACAGTTCCAAAATTTCCTATGAGAACAGCGTAAGATTCTGGTCTGAAATAATACCCGAAGTTGATATTATTCTGCTTTCTCAGCCATCTGTAGAGACTCTGGGCGCCTATGGCTCTTTATATCACAACTTCCTGTCACATTTCATATCTAGAATCGAAGTCTATGCTACTCTACCGGTGAGTAACTTAGGTAGAGTGACTACGATTGATTACTATACTTCCAAAGGGCTAATCGGCCCTTTTAAAGCCAATCAGATTGATCTGCGAGATGTTGAGTTTGCATTCGATCATATTCAGACCTTGAAGTATTCTCAGCTTGCGGATCTACGATCCAAGTACGATGGTCTCACTTTAATTGCATACAGCGCAGGGGTAAGTCCCGGAGGTTGCGTGTGGTGCATATCAACatattttgagaaactgGTATATGCATTCCGATGGAATCATACTCGTAATACAATTTTGAATGGATCATCCCTACTGGACAAGACTGGTAAGCCTCTGGCGACATTAGCGAGACCATCGGCAGTTATAACCAAACTAGATAAATTTGGATCTTCAAAACCTCACGGGAAACGTGttaaagttttcaaagatgcTCTAAAGAGGGTTCTAAGTTCAAGCGGATCCGTCTTAATACCAGCCGAAATTGGAGGTAATTTTCTAGATCTGTTCGTACTCGTTCATGACTTCCTTTATGAGTCCTCTAAAAGCAGACTTTTCGCACAAGTTCCTGTATTACTAGTAGCATATTCCCGTGGAAGAGTGTTGACCTACGCCAGATCCATGTTGGAGTGGCTATCCTCATCGCTTCTCAAGATTTGGGAATCCAGAGATAATAGATCCCCGTTTGACTTGGGCAGTCGATTCCATGTTATCGCACCCACAGATCTCACAAAATATTCTGGACCCAAGATATGCTTCGTTTCGCAAGTCGAGACGCTTGTCGATGAAGTTATTTCGAGACTATGTCAAACAGAGAGAACCACAATTATATTGACATCATCAGACAATGATGATACTCGCACTTTATCAGTGCTGCATAAAAATTGGGATCTAGCGCAAAAGCAGCGTGGAGCCGAAGAAGGGCAATCGATCAGTTATTCAGAATCTCTGACCTTAAAGACTGTTCAGACAAAGCCCATGACAGGCGAAGAATTGGAGCAGTATGTTGCTGGAATTACTGAGCGTAAAACCAAGAGGAAAGAATTGGAGGAGTCCCTGCACAAGGATGTCAAGCTCGCTGGAAAAATATCCCGTAGATTGGATGGTAAAGACGACTCAGGTAATATGAGAGAAGATGGACAAGATCCcgaggaagatgacgatgaggatgaagacgagAATTTACTTGAtatattgaaagaaaaaagCTCCACCTCCACGGGACAAACCGCAATAGATATTCCGGTAGATTATTTGATTCAACCCACGTCCCAACCGAAGCACAAGATGTTCCCATTTCAGCCGGCAAAAATCAAGAGTGACGACTATGGAACTTTTGTCGACTTCAGCTCTCTGATACAgaatgacgatgaagaaatggatcagaagaaatcatcagcagcagatgaagctgaagaagatgaggatcCTTACGATTTGTCTGAAAACCGCCGagaaacttcaaagaaaccCCGCAGAGAGGCCAAGAAGGGGAAAGGTAAAAATCCTGCCGAATCATTCGACAATATCGATTATCTTGACCCACTTCAGAATCCTATGAACCGGAGCGAGTCGACCAGCAAAGTAACGATCAAATGCTCGTTGGTCTACATCAATTTAGAGAGCTTGGTTGATCAAAGATCAGCTTCCATCATCCTTCCAGCCTTAAAGCCCAGAAAACTACTGTTACTAGCACCACCAGAATGTCAAAACGCACAGTCTGTTTCAACTATGCAAAAGAGAGATGTTGACATTGTGGAAATGCCGATCAATAAAGCGATAGAGTTCATCACGACGATCAAATCTCTAGACATCTCCATAGATCCCGACCTAGAAGCACTGCTTAAATGGCAAAAAATCGGTGAAAGCTACACGGTTGCGCATGTCATAGGAAGACTAGTGAAGGAGAAACCACAAATGGCTAAATCTAAAGGAGTGGGTAAACCCCAGAGCAAGCTCAACCAACAGGCCAGGTCTAAGCTTGTACTAAAACCTCTTCAATCGACTTTTAGAGCTCATGTCGGTGGCTCGCTATCGATTGGGGACATTAGACTGGcagagctgaagaagaggctCACGGAGCGCAACCACAGAGCCGAATTCAAAGGCGAAGGTACTCTGGTGGTTGACGGTCAAGTGGCCGTACGCAAGATTAGTGACAGTGAAACCATCGTCGATGGAAGTCCGTCAGAACTCTTTTACGACGTCAAGAAATCCATCACAGATATGTTGGCAAAAATATGA
- the TDEL0F04340 gene encoding uncharacterized protein (ancestral locus Anc_8.307), translating into MRFPNELVDLIISEGLDSCKTSISWSHINCHYRDLVRKQLGVVVVEDGSKKRHVTQRFLDYEILMTKDNTFHIATNHPQFEQLKGFITEFSSLLVVIYSDRSYNDVLASMLNDIAQTALEGTNLCIIYSNSLNFLSKLYFRELSLYRKKVKLCELHVLGNGEANKDEMCDLNTLFERTYLYNLNSIYSLDIQNTSHQFIAEDLDTIKQLNYLVYDEASSSFLSRCPKLRVIESMKFPVGDPDMSFRLPRCDSITLTHFVSGSHYPPVDGQDIRKELTLVPSLRSDDPQFSNLFFPSLRKLTLRLNDTMSHSVSFRDCNFSTLKCLDCGSSIIPWADLSSASLCLRELMITLVSEEQLHWLESCPFPLTKLSIYTPKVRFSDIPSSRSFEISPFKSSVTSLELKNLWQCYLLQKLIIPSAESTSSLTIAFDEGALMNSIASNPNLAKKCDLIHDEEYIIFKVPFMQRFRLIDMSHYEDRNLKAEHMSNVSSIDVGNSGSSTAYANVFFDINASSDMNYAVSPSEFRLNSLAGANSDMARRQSAIVFSNGTRERRASSITSTFSPPVIAPSEDPFEGDTVIFEFTENCPSVFTTNLRALESSLFSWQEVNSSRIPLLQILIQDIVAEELENFESLIPKLSSQIIEALTFPYDVRMPMMIIEKFQIVIDFSGIDFMMTEERRSVFSIDLHTYLAYKGHKVRMLTDEDNTDFKVSVLLLFETKY; encoded by the coding sequence ATGCGGTTCCCAAATGAGCTAGTTGACCTTATCATATCCGAGGGGTTGGATAGTTGTAAGACATCGATATCGTGGTCTCATATTAACTGTCATTATAGAGACCTTGTGAGGAAGCAACTGGGAGTTGTGGTGGTAGAAGATGGTTCTAAGAAGCGACATGTTACTCAGCGATTTCTAGATTACGAGATACTTATGACCAAGGATAATACTTTCCATATTGCAACAAATCATCCGCAATTTGAGCAGTTAAAAGGGTTTATTACTGAGTTTTCGAGTCTCCTGGTGGTGATTTACTCAGATAGAAGCTACAATGATGTTTTGGCCAGTATGCTGAACGATATCGCTCAAACGGCTCTTGAAGGGACCAACTTGTGCATAATTTACAGCAATTCGTTGAACTTTCTCAGTAAGCTCTATTTCCGAGAGTTGTCATTGTATCGAAAGAAGGTGAAACTGTGTGAGCTACATGTTTTGGGGAATGGTGAGGCCAACAAGGACGAAATGTGTGATCTTAATACGCTATTCGAACGAACATATCTCTACAATCTGAATAGCATATATTCGCTTGATATTCAGAATACATCCCATCAATTCATTGCTGAGGATCTGGATACCATAAAGCAATTGAATTATTTGGTATATGATGAAGCGtcttcaagttttcttTCGAGATGTCCTAAACTTAGGGTCATAGAATCAATGAAGTTTCCCGTAGGCGATCCCGATATGTCTTTCAGGCTCCCTCGGTGTGACTCCATAACATTGACACATTTTGTTTCGGGATCTCACTACCCGCCGGTAGATGGCCAGGATATTAGAAAAGAGCTGACTTTAGTTCCATCTTTGCGATCGGACGATCCACAATTTAGTAATCTATTCTTCCCGAGCCTTAGGAAGCTGACGCTTAGGCTGAACGATACGATGAGTCATTCGGTCTCCTTTCGTGATTGTAACTTCTCGACGCTGAAATGCCTTGACTGTGGTTCCTCTATAATACCATGGGCTGATTTGTCATCAGCCTCCCTCTGTCTGCGTGAACTTATGATCACTTTAGTGTCAGAAGAACAATTACATTGGCTCGAATCCTGTCCTTTTCCACTCACTAAATTATCTATTTATACCCCAAAAGTTAGGTTCTCAGATATTCCATCCTCCCGCTCGTTCGAGATAAGTCCTTTTAAATCGAGTGTAActtctttggaattgaagaatttgtgGCAATGTTACTTGCTTCAAAAACTTATTATTCCCAGTGCTGAGTCTACCAGCTCGCTAACTATCgcttttgatgaaggtgcTTTGATGAACTCAATAGCCTCAAATCCGAATTTGGCTAAGAAATGCGATCTAATTCATGATGAAGAGTACATTATTTTCAAAGTTCCATTCATGCAGCGGTTTCGCCTGATTGATATGAGCCACTATGAAGATCGTAATTTGAAGGCTGAACACATGTCGAATGTATCATCCATCGATGTCGGCAATTCGGGATCCTCCACTGCTTACGCTAATGTGTTTTTTGATATCAATGCTTCAAGTGACATGAACTATGCCGTCTCACCTTCAGAATTTCGGCTGAACAGTTTAGCAGGTGCGAATAGTGATATGGCTAGAAGGCAAAGCGCTATCGTGTTTTCCAATGGTACCcgagaaagaagagcctCCTCGATTACGTCTACTTTCTCTCCGCCAGTGATTGCGCCTTCCGAGGATCCCTTTGAGGGAGATACAgtaatctttgaatttaCTGAAAACTGCCCCTCAGTATTCACAACAAACTTACGAGCCTTAGAGTCATCTCTTTTCTCCTGGCAGGAAGTTAATAGTAGCCGTATTCCGCTATTGCAAATCCTGATTCAAGATATTGTTGCAGAGGAACTTGAAAACTTCGAATCTTTGATACCCAAGCTATCATCGCAAATTATCGAGGCACTCACTTTTCCTTACGATGTTAGAATGCCCATGATGATAATAGAAAAGTTTCAGATTGtgattgatttttcagGCATTGATTTTATGATGACCGAAGAGCGTAGGTCTGTATTCTCCATCGATCTGCACACGTACTTGGCTTATAAAGGTCATAAGGTGCGCATGCTGACGGATGAAGACAATACCGATTTCAAGGTATCTGTACTGCTATTGTTTGAGACGAAATACTAG
- the MSL5 gene encoding mRNA splicing protein MSL5 (similar to Saccharomyces cerevisiae MSL5 (YLR116W); ancestral locus Anc_8.309) produces MSDQSTRGRQPGAVNQRLWGENSRAKGNDGYNSLPVRISGSLTAEQMCAYQTMFRIQEITSTLRSNDLNPPERNNRSPSPAPAYDARGKRINTREQLYRRKLEEERHRLVEIALKMIPHFVAPEDYKRPVKFQDKYYIPVDTYPGINFVGLLLGPRGNTLRKLQETSGCKIAIRGRGSVKEGKNANDLPRGAMNFSDPLHCLIIADTEDKIQKGIKVCENIVVKAVTSPEGQNDLKRGQLRELAELNGTLREDNRPCPICGLQGHKKYECPNMETFAHKVICMRCGQHGHATIDCRTPIQGQSVQESRYSRYDGDGNAVYAQSWRENLPSSDYQQTAVTSYRSRQNRDSYNSTPDMQDKGAIQPGVSQNMTQAIPQGGSQSVLSNATFTQGTGQSREEPERRLTSPPGLDSSMAALSGSAWGIPGIPGMSSQTGMEPGTVPSTANLPPGMDATPGIGFPGDDTSLLPPGLGGPPGLSAPDETSQESKRLDGPPGL; encoded by the coding sequence ATGTCTGATCAGAGCACTAGAGGTCGTCAGCCAGGAGCTGTTAATCAACGTCTTTGGGGGGAAAACTCGCGAGCAAAGGGTAATGACGGGTATAATTCACTGCCAGTGAGGATAAGTGGATCGCTGACTGCAGAGCAGATGTGTGCATACCAAACTATGTTCAGGATCCAGGAAATTACCTCTACATTACGTTCTAATGATTTAAATCCTCCCGAACGTAACAATAGATCACCGTCACCTGCACCGGCGTACGATGCAAGAGGAAAGAGAATTAATACTCGAGAACAGCTTTACAGAAGAAAATTGGAGGAAGAGAGGCATagacttgttgaaattgcaCTCAAGATGATCCCTCACTTCGTAGCTCCGGAGGACTATAAGAGACCTGTAAAATTTCAGGACAAATATTATATACCGGTCGACACTTATCCTGGGATAAACTTCGTGGGTCTCTTACTGGGACCTCGTGGTAATACTCTGAGAAAGCTACAGGAGACTTCAGGTTGCAAGATTGCCATAAGAGGAAGGGGGTCTGTTAAAGAAGGTAAAAATGCCAATGATCTGCCCAGAGGAGCGATGAACTTTTCGGACCCACTACACTGCCTAATCATAGCTGACACAGAAGATAAGATTCAGAAGGGCATTAAAGTATGCGAGAACATTGTCGTCAAAGCTGTAACTTCACCGGAAGGTCAAAATGACTTGAAGAGGGGACAGCTGAGGGAGTTAGCAGAATTGAACGGTACACTTAGAGAAGATAATAGACCGTGCCCCATTTGTGGGCTGCAAGGTCATAAAAAATATGAATGCCCAAATATGGAGACATTCGCACATAAAGTCATATGCATGAGATGTGGACAACATGGTCATGCCACCATTGATTGTCGCACACCAATACAGGGCCAATCTGTTCAAGAGTCAAGATATAGTCGTTATGATGGAGATGGAAACGCTGTATATGCGCAGTCTTGGCGGGAAAACCTACCAAGCAGCGATTATCAACAAACTGCAGTCACTTCTTACCGGTCCCGCCAAAATCGTGATTCATATAATTCGACGCCGGACATGCAAGATAAGGGAGCCATCCAACCAGGAGTCTCTCAAAATATGACACAAGCTATCCCACAAGGCGGCTCACAATCCGTTCTGTCAAATGCCACTTTTACACAAGGTACAGGACAGTCGAGAGAGGAGCCGGAACGCAGGCTAACAAGCCCACCTGGCTTAGATTCGAGCATGGCGGCGCTCAGTGGCTCCGCTTGGGGTATACCTGGCATACCAGGTATGTCCTCACAGACAGGAATGGAGCCTGGAACAGTGCCGTCCACCGCAAATTTACCGCCGGGAATGGATGCGACACCTGGAATTGGCTTTCCCGGCGACGATACTTCGCTTCTTCCACCAGGATTAGGTGGACCACCTGGACTTTCAGCGCCCGATGAAACATCACAGGAAAGTAAGAGATTAGACGGACCTCCAGGCTTGTAA
- the RUB1 gene encoding NEDD8 family protein RUB1 (similar to Saccharomyces cerevisiae RUB1 (YDR139C); ancestral locus Anc_8.311), whose translation MIIKVKTLTGKEIAVELKSDAPIYRIKQLLEEKEGIPPSQQRLIFQGKQIDDRQTLEAAKLVDGMVLHLVLTLRGGC comes from the exons ATGATCATCAAGGTCAAGACGCTGACTGGTAAAGAGATTGCAGTGGAACTGAAGAGTGATGCTCCGATATATCGTATCAAACAGCTGttagaagagaaagagggTATCCCCCCATCTCAACAACGGCTTATATTTCAAGGTAAACAGAT TGACGACCGACAGACCCTGGAGGCCGCCAAGCTCGTCGATGGTATGGTTCTGCATCTCGTGCTGACGTTGAGAGGAGGATGTTGA
- the MTQ2 gene encoding S-adenosylmethionine-dependent methyltransferase (similar to Saccharomyces cerevisiae MTQ2 (YDR140W); ancestral locus Anc_8.312) translates to MLPTPYVRCDYDTVYEPSEDSFLLLDALEEERASLGATFQDKLSIVCELGPGSGIITTFMMQNGIPTKDKSIYLAADISPWALEATRDTAKHNSCNGTYLEPLQSDLASCLKGREVDLLVFNPPYVPAEHVPEAPRMGEDHRMWLDLALLGGEDGMAVTKRLLDQLDNILSKKGVAYILFCARNRPEEVAQRMRHNGKWKVDLIMHRKAGWEVLSVYRFCRDNAI, encoded by the coding sequence ATGCTTCCTACACCATACGTTCGATGCGATTATGATACGGTTTATGAGCCCTCAGAAGATAGCTTCCTGCTCTTGGATGCTttggaggaagaaagagcaagTTTAGGTGCCACATTTCAGGATAAGTTGTCAATTGTCTGCGAATTGGGCCCAGGCTCAGGTATAATCACTACGTTTATGATGCAAAATGGAATCCCAACGAAGGACAAATCCATCTATTTGGCGGCGGATATCAGTCCTTGGGCACTCGAGGCAACTAGAGATACTGCTAAGCATAATAGCTGCAACGGGACTTACTTGGAACCATTACAGAGCGATTTGGCTTCCTGCTTAAAGGGTCGAGAAGTTGACTTGTTAGTCTTCAATCCTCCCTATGTTCCAGCAGAGCACGTTCCAGAAGCTCCTAGGATGGGAGAAGATCACCGTATGTGGCTTGATCTGGCGCTGCTAGGTGGCGAAGACGGTATGGCTGTTACTAAAAGATTACTTGATCAGCTCGATAACATACTCTCAAAGAAAGGGGTCGCATACATCCTATTTTGTGCCCGAAATAGGCCTGAAGAAGTGGCCCAAAGGATGAGACATAATGGAAAGTGGAAAGTTGACCTGATAATGCACAGGAAGGCAGGTTGGGAGGTCTTGAGCGTCTACAGGTTCTGTAGAGACAATGCAATCTAA
- the CLF1 gene encoding Clf1p (similar to Saccharomyces cerevisiae CLF1 (YLR117C); ancestral locus Anc_8.310), whose protein sequence is MDDEVNKQISAEQILKEVYERRKVVKPSTKVDILDLEELHEYQRRKRSEYETYLKRNRLDMGQWIRYAKFEVEQHDMRRARSIFERALLVDNGYIPLWIRYIDTELKSKFINHARNLLDRAINTLPRVDKLWYKYLLMEESLGNISIVRSLFTKWTSLEPHPNAWDSFVAFEVRQENFENARDVYSRYVLVHPMVSTWRKWVQFETTYGDVDTVRKVYSLAVDTLASFPDKEREDDLISLIISFATWESAQQEYERCRALYDIAIEKWPQRDELRNSLVHFEKKFGNIISAEESVIHKRKRSYEERLRESPRDYDTWWLYLDLVQAYFQPQVLETLKKSVSSNEPTASVKNIAWKQYIYLWIRLLTFVELEMSNIECCRGLYKRLVDHLIPHKQFTFSKVWLMYANFEIRQGNIDTARKILGRSLGTCPKVKTFRGYIELEIKLKQFDRVRKIYEKFLEFNPLKVDTWVNYAELEENLGDEDRCRAIYDLAISNADAIGFSKDSMIFLMQRSIEFETDEEEFGRARQLFDKYIQMNENLPQLWITYALYESSNPSEGQLNSLRENLIDDDDELNFEATDENIVRAREVFERALKHFKRTDHKENRAVIYEAYKSFEDNHGSDEDRQAIGKRMPRLIREQGPNAIEQESYEFPDDEHDNSKEPNVSKFLALAKKWNESQQA, encoded by the coding sequence ATGGATGATGAGGTTAACAAGCAGATTTCAGCTGAgcagattttgaaagaagtttATGAGAGAAGGAAGGTCGTCAAACCATCTACAAAAGTTGATATActagatcttgaagaacttcatGAATACCAGCGGAGGAAAAGGAGCGAATATGAGACCTATTTGAAGCGCAATCGACTGGATATGGGCCAATGGATACGATACGCCAAGTTCGAGGTGGAGCAGCATGACATGAGGCGAGCCAGATCTATCTTCGAGAGAGCGTTATTAGTGGACAATGGCTATATACCGCTATGGATTAGATACATTGATACagagttgaagagcaaATTCATTAATCATGCTAGAAACCTTTTGGATAGAGCTATCAACACGCTTCCGCGTGTGGACAAGCTTTGGTACAAATACTTACTGATGGAAGAATCACTGGGCAACATCAGCATTGTAAGGTCGTTGTTCACCAAATGGACATCTCTCGAGCCGCACCCTAATGCTTGGGACTCGTTTGTAGCGTTTGAAGTTAGACAAGAGAACTTTGAGAATGCTCGAGACGTATATTCAAGATACGTTCTAGTACATCCAATGGTATCGACGTGGCGAAAATGGGTTCAGTTTGAAACGACGTACGGTGATGTGGACACAGTCAGGAAAGTGTATTCTCTGGCTGTTGATACGTTGGCGTCATTTCCAgataaagaaagagaagatgaTCTAATTAGTCTGATTATATCATTTGCAACTTGGGAATCTGCACAACAGGAGTATGAACGATGTAGGGCACTATATGATATAGCAATCGAGAAATGGCCCCAAAGAGACGAGCTAAGGAACAGTTTGGTAcattttgagaagaagtttggCAATATCATCTCGGCAGAAGAAAGCGTGATTCAtaagaggaaaagaagttATGAAGAGCGTCTACGAGAGAGCCCGCGAGATTATGATACTTGGTGGCTATATCTAGATCTTGTCCAAGCTTACTTCCAACCTCAAGTTCTGGAGACACTAAAAAAGTCGGTCTCCAGTAATGAACCAACAGCTTCGGTTAAAAACATTGCGTGGAAACAGTACATTTACCTATGGATCAGGCTGTTGacatttgttgaacttgaaatgaGTAACATAGAGTGTTGTAGGGGCTTGTACAAAAGGCTCGTCGACCATTTGATCCCACACAAACAATTCACTTTTTCCAAAGTATGGCTCATGTATGCAAACTTTGAGATTCGACAGGGGAATATTGATACCGCTAGAAAGATACTTGGAAGATCCCTAGGCACATGTCCCAAGGTTAAAACTTTCAGAGGCTATATCGAGTTAGAAATAAAGTTGAAGCAATTTGACAGGGTTCGGAAAATATATGAGAAGTTTTTGGAGTTTAATCCATTGAAGGTCGACACTTGGGTTAATTATGCCGAACTGGAGGAGAATCTTGGAGACGAAGACAGATGCAGGGCAATTTATGACTTGGCGATCAGCAATGCTGATGCGATAGgtttttcaaaagactCCATGATATTTTTAATgcaaagatcaattgagttcGAAACggatgaagaggaattCGGAAGAGCAAGACAGCTGTTCGATAAATATATACAGATGAACGAGAACTTGCCGCAATTGTGGATTACGTATGCTCTTTACGAAAGTTCCAACCCATCCGAAGGGCAATTAAACTCTCTTCGAGAGAACCTAATagacgatgatgacgagcTTAACTTTGAAGCTACGGATGAGAACATAGTCCGCGCAAGAGAGGTGTTTGAGAGGGCGTTGAAGCATTTCAAGCGAACCGACCATAAGGAAAATAGGGCAGTGATTTATGAAGCGTACAAGAGCTTCGAGGACAATCATGGAAGCGATGAAGACCGACAGGCAATCGGAAAGAGGATGCCGCGGTTAATCAGAGAGCAAGGGCCAAATGCTATCGAACAGGAAAGCTACGAGTTCCCAGATGACGAGCATGATAATAGCAAGGAACCAAATGTTTCCAAGTTCTTAGCGTTGGCCAAGAAATGGAACGAAAGTCAACAGGCATGA